A genomic segment from Glycine soja cultivar W05 chromosome 20, ASM419377v2, whole genome shotgun sequence encodes:
- the LOC114402618 gene encoding protein PROTON GRADIENT REGULATION 5, chloroplastic-like, giving the protein MATSLSATGCVGTSFYGSWGTSIVGEDYTMLAKSVPSQVRMGRGKPVRLQPMMKNVNEGKGIFAPLVVITRNIVGKKRFNQLRGKAIALHSQVITEFCKSIGADGKQRQGLIRLAKKNGEWLGFLA; this is encoded by the exons ATGGCTACTTCACTTTCAGCAACTGGGTGTGTTGGAACTTCCTTCTATGGAAGTTGGGGCACTTCAATTGTTGGGGAGGATTACACCATGCTGGCCAAGTCAGTGCCATCACAAGTTCGTATGGGGAGGGGAAAGCCAGTGAGATTGCAGCCTATGATGAAGAATGTCAATGAAGGGAAAGGTATCTTTGCACCTCTTGTGGTGATCACTCGCAACATCGTTGGCAAGAAGCGTTTCAACCAGCTTAGAGGCAAAGCAATTGCTTTACACTCCCAG GTGATCACGGAGTTCTGCAAATCAATAGGAGCAGATGGAAAACAGAGACAAGGGCTGATCAGGTTGGCCAAGAAGAATGGAGAATGGCTTGGTTTTCTTGCATGA